The Claveliimonas bilis genome window below encodes:
- a CDS encoding chorion class high-cysteine HCB protein 13, with protein MSDLSCGCDSGVRSGGGCGCGNTFGGNSCIWIILLLCCCGGNGFGRSGDFGCGCGNDSCLWIILLLCCCGGFGGNGCC; from the coding sequence ATGAGCGATTTATCATGCGGATGCGATTCAGGAGTACGTTCCGGCGGAGGCTGCGGATGTGGAAATACATTTGGAGGAAACAGCTGTATCTGGATCATTCTTCTTCTGTGCTGCTGCGGCGGCAATGGTTTTGGAAGAAGCGGCGACTTTGGCTGCGGATGCGGAAACGACAGCTGCCTGTGGATCATCCTTCTCCTGTGCTGCTGCGGCGGCTTTGGCGGAAACGGATGCTGCTAA
- the trpS gene encoding tryptophan--tRNA ligase has translation MINDKKVLFSGMQATGNLTLGNYLGALKNWVTLSDEYECFYSVVDMHSITVRQDPAVLRKRARALLILYIAAGLDPKKNCIYYQSHVSGHAELAWILNCFTYMGELNRMTQFKDKAAKHADNINAGLFTYPVLMAADILLYQADVVPVGVDQMQHLELTRDIAERFNNIYGDVFTIPEAYIGKVGAKIMSLQDPSKKMSKSDENPNASIYLMDDPDTIMRKCKRAVTDSEAQILYRDEQPGIKNLINIYSACTGKTPEEVVKEFDGKGYGEFKPAVGEAVVSVLKPLQEEAARLEKDKAYIDGIIKENAEKAGYFANKTLRKVQKKVGFPERIR, from the coding sequence ATGATTAACGATAAAAAAGTGTTGTTCAGCGGTATGCAGGCAACAGGGAATCTTACTTTGGGAAATTATCTGGGAGCACTGAAGAACTGGGTGACATTAAGTGATGAATATGAGTGTTTTTACAGTGTTGTGGATATGCATTCTATTACAGTAAGGCAGGATCCGGCGGTGCTTCGCAAAAGAGCAAGGGCATTGTTGATCCTGTATATTGCAGCAGGTCTGGATCCAAAGAAAAACTGCATTTACTATCAATCCCATGTTTCCGGGCATGCAGAGCTTGCATGGATTCTCAATTGTTTCACTTATATGGGCGAACTGAACCGGATGACCCAGTTCAAGGATAAAGCGGCGAAGCATGCAGATAACATTAATGCGGGACTTTTCACTTATCCTGTGCTGATGGCGGCAGATATTCTCCTGTATCAGGCGGATGTGGTTCCGGTCGGAGTGGATCAGATGCAGCATCTGGAGCTGACAAGAGACATTGCGGAGCGTTTTAATAATATTTACGGGGACGTATTTACGATCCCGGAGGCATATATCGGAAAAGTGGGCGCTAAGATCATGAGCCTTCAGGATCCTTCTAAGAAAATGTCCAAATCAGACGAAAACCCCAATGCCAGCATTTATCTGATGGATGATCCGGATACTATTATGAGAAAGTGCAAGAGAGCTGTGACAGATTCTGAAGCCCAGATCCTTTACCGTGATGAGCAGCCGGGGATCAAGAATCTGATCAATATCTACAGTGCATGTACCGGAAAGACTCCGGAGGAAGTAGTAAAGGAATTTGACGGAAAAGGATATGGCGAATTTAAGCCGGCAGTGGGAGAAGCAGTCGTATCCGTGTTAAAGCCTCTTCAGGAGGAAGCGGCACGTCTGGAAAAAGATAAGGCATATATTGACGGTATTATAAAAGAAAATGCGGAAAAAGCAGGTTATTTTGCAAATAAGACACTTAGAAAAGTGCAGAAGAAAGTAGGATTCCCGGAAAGGATCCGCTAA
- a CDS encoding acyl-CoA thioesterase, which translates to MAESRKVSESLTETVHMVRPNHLNAAGRLFGGILMQWMDEIAGLVAKRHTRKNVITASVDNLRFLRGAYQRDVVVITGKVTYVGNTSMEVKVDSCVEHLNGERTLINRAYFTMVALDENDHPTPVPKLILETEEEEQEWESGAKRRVMRKMRKEEGF; encoded by the coding sequence ATGGCAGAAAGCAGAAAGGTATCAGAATCATTGACGGAGACTGTGCACATGGTAAGGCCCAATCATTTAAATGCAGCAGGGCGTCTCTTCGGAGGCATTCTGATGCAGTGGATGGACGAAATTGCGGGACTTGTGGCAAAGCGTCATACAAGAAAAAATGTAATCACTGCATCTGTGGATAATCTGCGGTTCTTAAGGGGCGCTTACCAAAGAGATGTAGTTGTGATCACAGGAAAGGTTACTTATGTGGGAAATACATCCATGGAGGTGAAAGTGGATTCCTGTGTGGAACATTTAAATGGGGAAAGGACACTGATCAACCGTGCCTATTTTACCATGGTGGCGCTGGATGAGAACGATCACCCCACACCTGTTCCGAAACTGATCCTCGAGACAGAGGAAGAAGAACAGGAATGGGAAAGCGGAGCCAAAAGAAGGGTGATGCGCAAAATGAGAAAAGAAGAGGGATTTTAA
- a CDS encoding secondary thiamine-phosphate synthase enzyme YjbQ produces the protein MYLYKHHIATRGAQQMSKVTDMVREDIEKSGVKDGIVVVFSPHTTAGFTINENADPDVVHDMLKGFEKAFPTNADFYRHAEGNSHAHMKTTLVGPSQTLILSGGDLLLGIWQDLYFCDFDGPRNRTFYVKILEG, from the coding sequence ATGTATTTATATAAACATCATATTGCCACAAGAGGCGCACAGCAGATGTCAAAAGTAACGGATATGGTGCGGGAAGATATTGAAAAGAGCGGGGTAAAGGACGGCATTGTGGTTGTATTTTCCCCTCATACAACGGCGGGTTTTACGATCAATGAAAATGCCGATCCGGATGTGGTGCATGATATGCTGAAAGGATTTGAAAAGGCATTTCCTACAAACGCAGATTTTTACCGCCATGCAGAGGGCAATTCCCATGCACATATGAAGACGACGCTGGTAGGCCCGTCACAGACTCTGATCTTAAGCGGCGGAGATCTTCTCCTTGGAATCTGGCAGGATCTGTATTTCTGCGATTTTGACGGGCCAAGGAACCGTACGTTTTATGTGAAGATCCTGGAGGGATAG
- a CDS encoding KH domain-containing protein, which produces MKELVEVIVKALVDDPESVVVTEKEEGRTTVVEVKVADSDMGKVIGKQGRIAKAIRAVVKAAASKEDKKVVVDIAG; this is translated from the coding sequence ATGAAGGAATTAGTAGAAGTCATCGTTAAAGCACTGGTAGATGACCCGGAAAGTGTTGTTGTGACAGAGAAAGAGGAAGGCCGTACAACAGTAGTTGAAGTGAAGGTGGCAGATTCCGATATGGGAAAAGTCATTGGAAAACAGGGCCGAATTGCAAAAGCAATCCGCGCTGTCGTAAAAGCAGCAGCATCGAAAGAAGATAAGAAAGTGGTAGTTGATATCGCTGGCTAG
- a CDS encoding DUF5662 family protein, with the protein MKAWGHFCTITHHKILVMRGCFKIGLYRQGLLHDMSKYSPVEFLVGCKYYQGNRSPNNAEREEKGYSLAWLHHKGRNKHHYEYWIDYGLEKEDGIIGMKMPVRYVAEMFVDRIAASKTYQKENYRDEHPLAYYERGAARLGRMIHPDTAALLHSLLKMLAEEGEERTYAYIRNVVLKKDFPY; encoded by the coding sequence ATGAAAGCCTGGGGGCATTTTTGTACAATAACGCATCACAAGATTCTCGTAATGAGAGGCTGCTTTAAAATCGGATTATACAGACAGGGACTGCTGCATGATATGTCCAAATATTCCCCTGTAGAATTTCTGGTTGGCTGTAAATACTATCAGGGCAACCGAAGTCCCAATAATGCAGAGCGGGAAGAAAAGGGCTATTCCCTGGCGTGGCTTCATCATAAAGGGAGAAACAAGCATCATTATGAATATTGGATCGACTATGGCCTGGAAAAAGAGGACGGCATTATCGGGATGAAAATGCCGGTGCGCTATGTGGCGGAAATGTTTGTAGACCGCATTGCTGCCTCGAAGACTTATCAGAAGGAAAATTACCGGGATGAACATCCGCTGGCCTATTATGAAAGAGGAGCTGCCAGGCTGGGACGGATGATCCATCCGGATACAGCAGCTCTCCTCCACAGCCTGCTGAAGATGCTGGCAGAGGAAGGAGAGGAGCGGACCTACGCTTATATCCGCAATGTTGTATTAAAGAAAGATTTTCCCTATTAA
- the ylxM gene encoding YlxM family DNA-binding protein yields the protein MNEILEQALLYDFYGELLTSHQKEIYEQFILEDLSLGEIASDAGISRQGVHDLVKRCSKTLQGYEEKLHLVEKFLSIKEKIERMDHILEQHTEKENQELVSSIRTIAREIIEEL from the coding sequence ATGAATGAAATACTAGAACAGGCGCTGCTGTATGATTTTTACGGTGAGCTGCTAACCAGTCACCAAAAAGAGATATATGAACAGTTTATTCTTGAGGATCTGTCCCTGGGGGAGATTGCTTCCGATGCAGGGATCAGCCGTCAGGGAGTTCATGACCTGGTTAAGCGGTGCAGCAAGACACTGCAGGGGTATGAAGAAAAGCTGCATCTGGTAGAAAAGTTTCTTTCTATAAAAGAAAAGATAGAGAGAATGGATCATATTCTGGAGCAGCATACAGAGAAAGAAAATCAGGAACTGGTATCCAGTATCCGGACGATCGCAAGAGAGATCATAGAGGAATTGTAG
- a CDS encoding HD domain-containing protein, with protein MEEETLLQFLDLAEKLKCHTRHSWTSSGRQESVAEHVYRLLVFAWLVREEFPDYDMNRVMELALFHDMGEALTGDIPAFEKDKEDEKKEEQAQEKIAGMLPEPYRERLADIFREVEKKETKESRLLAALDKLEALIQHNEADLSTWLPLEYDLQLTYGQEQTKSIPYMKKLRKRVYEDSVKKMEEA; from the coding sequence ATGGAAGAAGAGACATTGCTTCAGTTTCTTGATTTGGCAGAGAAACTGAAATGTCATACAAGACATTCCTGGACATCCAGCGGAAGGCAGGAGAGTGTGGCGGAACATGTGTACCGCCTTCTGGTTTTTGCCTGGCTTGTAAGAGAGGAATTTCCGGACTATGATATGAACCGTGTTATGGAACTGGCACTGTTTCACGATATGGGAGAGGCTCTGACAGGAGATATTCCGGCTTTTGAAAAGGACAAAGAGGACGAAAAAAAGGAAGAACAGGCTCAGGAGAAGATTGCAGGGATGCTCCCGGAGCCATACCGGGAGAGACTTGCAGACATCTTCCGGGAAGTAGAAAAGAAGGAAACGAAAGAATCCCGGCTTCTTGCGGCATTGGACAAGCTGGAAGCTCTGATCCAGCACAACGAGGCGGATTTATCTACCTGGCTGCCGCTGGAGTATGATCTTCAGCTTACTTATGGACAGGAGCAGACAAAGTCAATTCCTTATATGAAAAAACTCCGCAAAAGAGTCTATGAGGATTCTGTAAAGAAGATGGAGGAAGCATAG
- a CDS encoding S-ribosylhomocysteine lyase, with translation MKKITSFTIDHWKLQPGVYVSRKDKAGDCTVTTFDLRMTSPNEEPVMNTAEVHTIEHLGATFLRNDETYADKVLYFGPMGCRTGFYLLLAGDYESRDIIPLIQALFDFIADFEGEVPGASPKDCGNYLDMNLPMARYLARKYRMEVLENISDDRLVYPE, from the coding sequence ATGAAAAAAATTACCAGTTTTACCATAGACCACTGGAAACTGCAGCCCGGCGTATATGTGTCCCGAAAAGACAAAGCCGGCGACTGTACTGTCACCACCTTTGACCTTCGTATGACAAGCCCTAATGAAGAGCCGGTCATGAATACTGCCGAGGTACATACCATCGAACACTTAGGCGCCACCTTCCTTAGAAATGACGAAACATACGCTGACAAAGTCCTTTATTTCGGTCCTATGGGCTGCCGCACCGGTTTTTATCTGCTGCTGGCAGGCGATTATGAATCCAGGGATATCATCCCTCTTATACAGGCGCTTTTTGATTTTATTGCTGATTTTGAAGGTGAGGTTCCCGGTGCTTCCCCAAAAGACTGCGGGAACTATCTGGATATGAATCTTCCGATGGCCAGATATCTTGCCCGGAAATACCGTATGGAAGTCCTGGAAAATATATCCGATGACAGACTCGTATATCCTGAATAA
- the truA gene encoding tRNA pseudouridine(38-40) synthase TruA: protein MRNIKLTIEYDGSRYQGWTRLGKNESTNTISNKIIEVIQKMTGETVELFCGCRTETGVHAYAQIANFKTNTEMKDYEIQHYLNRYLPMDIAVIQVEDVPERFHSQLNARSKIYVYRMTINDVPSVFDRKYTFHCFRSPDKKAMQQAALLLTGRHDFKSFSTVKQTKSTEREIYKIEVYDDGEEMQITIHADDFLHNMARMIIGTLLEIGLGTRKKEDIEEIFAGRQSASLPCDAKGLYLQEVRY from the coding sequence ATGCGTAATATAAAACTTACAATCGAATATGATGGAAGCAGATATCAGGGTTGGACACGCCTTGGCAAAAATGAATCTACAAATACGATCTCTAATAAGATCATTGAAGTAATACAGAAAATGACAGGCGAAACGGTGGAACTTTTCTGCGGCTGCAGAACGGAGACAGGCGTCCACGCTTACGCGCAGATTGCCAATTTCAAAACAAATACCGAAATGAAGGATTACGAAATCCAGCATTATCTGAACCGCTATCTTCCTATGGATATTGCGGTCATCCAGGTGGAAGATGTTCCCGAGCGCTTTCATTCACAGCTCAACGCCAGATCAAAAATCTATGTATACCGTATGACCATCAACGATGTGCCAAGTGTTTTTGACCGCAAATATACATTCCACTGTTTCCGTTCGCCGGACAAAAAAGCGATGCAGCAGGCTGCTCTCCTTTTGACCGGCCGTCACGATTTTAAGAGCTTTTCTACCGTAAAACAGACTAAGTCTACAGAACGGGAAATCTATAAAATTGAAGTCTATGATGATGGGGAAGAAATGCAGATTACCATTCACGCTGACGACTTCCTTCACAACATGGCAAGAATGATCATTGGCACACTTCTTGAAATCGGTCTCGGCACGCGAAAAAAGGAAGATATCGAAGAAATTTTTGCCGGACGGCAGTCCGCAAGCCTTCCCTGCGATGCAAAGGGACTTTACCTGCAGGAGGTCCGCTATTAA
- the rimM gene encoding ribosome maturation factor RimM (Essential for efficient processing of 16S rRNA): MEKQLRVGVISSTHGIRGEVKVFPTTDDVKRFKKLKKVYLDTGKEQIPLEIEQVRFFKQFAILKFKGIDNINDIEKYKGKDILVDRENGTPLGKDEYYIADMIGMDVYTDNLEEHFGKLKDVMATGANDVYVIDSDKHGEVLVPAIRQCILGIDVEERKMTIHLMEGLLS, encoded by the coding sequence ATGGAAAAACAGCTTCGGGTAGGCGTTATTTCTTCCACCCATGGGATAAGGGGCGAAGTAAAGGTATTTCCTACAACAGATGATGTGAAGCGTTTCAAAAAACTGAAGAAAGTTTATCTGGATACAGGAAAAGAACAGATTCCCCTGGAGATAGAACAGGTCAGATTTTTTAAACAGTTTGCTATCTTAAAATTCAAGGGAATTGATAATATAAATGACATTGAGAAATATAAAGGGAAGGACATTCTGGTTGACAGAGAAAATGGAACTCCTCTTGGGAAGGATGAGTACTATATTGCTGATATGATCGGAATGGATGTATATACAGACAATCTGGAGGAACATTTCGGCAAATTGAAAGATGTTATGGCTACAGGCGCCAATGATGTCTATGTCATTGATTCCGACAAACATGGAGAGGTGCTTGTACCGGCGATCCGGCAGTGTATCCTGGGTATTGACGTAGAAGAAAGAAAGATGACCATTCATCTGATGGAGGGACTGTTATCATGA
- the rpsP gene encoding 30S ribosomal protein S16 — protein sequence MAVKIRLKRMGQKKAPFYRIVVADSRSPRDGKFIEEIGTYDPNQDPSVFNVNEEAAKKWLNNGAQPTEVVGKIFKAAGIEK from the coding sequence ATGGCAGTAAAAATCAGATTAAAAAGAATGGGACAGAAAAAAGCTCCTTTCTATAGAATCGTTGTAGCTGATTCCAGATCCCCAAGAGATGGAAAGTTCATCGAGGAGATCGGAACATATGATCCGAACCAGGATCCTAGCGTGTTCAATGTAAATGAAGAAGCAGCAAAGAAATGGCTGAACAACGGTGCGCAGCCTACAGAAGTAGTAGGAAAGATTTTCAAGGCAGCAGGCATTGAAAAATAA
- a CDS encoding ABC-F family ATP-binding cassette domain-containing protein: MISTSNVTLRVGKKALFEDVNIKFTEGNCYGLIGANGAGKSTFLKILSGQLEPTKGEVIITPGERLSFLQQDHFKYDEFPVLDTVIMGNARLYEIMKEKEVIYAKEDFTDEDGIRASELEAEFATMNGWEAESDAASLLNGLGIDTEMHYKLMKDLNGPEKVKVLLAQALFGNPDILLLDEPTNHLDLDAIAWLEEFLINFDNTVIVVSHDRYFLNKVCTQIADIDYGKIKLYAGNYDFWYESSQLLIRQMKEANKKKEEKIKELQEFISRFSANASKSKQATSRKRALEKIQLDDIQPSSRRYPYIDFRPNREIGNEVLTVEGLSKTIDGEKILDNISFTLNREDKVAFVGGNELAKSTLFQILTGEMEPDEGTYKWGVTTSQAYFPLDFGSEFDNDYTIVEWLMQYSEEKDVTYVRGFLGRMLFSGDDGVKRVNVLSGGEKVRCMLSRMMISGANVLILDEPTNHLDMESITALNNGMMKFPGVLLFSSRDHQIVQTTANRIMEIVPGGKLIDKITTYDEYLESDEMARKRQTYTVQSDDED, translated from the coding sequence ATGATCAGTACAAGTAATGTAACGCTGCGTGTCGGCAAAAAAGCATTGTTTGAAGATGTAAACATTAAATTTACCGAAGGAAACTGCTACGGTCTGATCGGCGCCAACGGAGCCGGAAAATCTACTTTCCTGAAGATCCTTTCCGGGCAGCTGGAACCTACCAAAGGCGAGGTGATCATCACTCCGGGAGAGCGGCTTTCCTTTCTTCAGCAGGATCATTTTAAATACGATGAATTTCCCGTTCTGGATACAGTCATTATGGGAAATGCCCGGCTATACGAAATCATGAAAGAAAAAGAAGTCATTTATGCCAAAGAGGACTTCACTGACGAAGACGGCATCCGTGCCAGTGAGCTGGAAGCGGAATTTGCCACAATGAACGGCTGGGAGGCAGAATCTGACGCCGCTTCTTTACTGAACGGACTTGGCATTGACACAGAAATGCATTACAAACTTATGAAGGACTTAAACGGACCGGAAAAGGTAAAGGTTCTCCTTGCCCAGGCTCTTTTCGGTAACCCGGATATCCTCCTTCTGGACGAGCCTACCAACCATCTGGATCTGGATGCTATCGCGTGGCTGGAGGAATTTCTGATTAATTTCGACAATACAGTGATTGTTGTCTCCCACGACCGTTATTTCCTGAACAAGGTCTGTACACAGATTGCCGATATTGACTACGGCAAAATTAAACTTTACGCCGGAAACTATGATTTCTGGTATGAATCCAGCCAGCTTCTGATCCGCCAGATGAAAGAAGCCAATAAGAAAAAAGAAGAAAAGATTAAGGAACTGCAGGAATTTATTTCCCGTTTCAGCGCCAATGCTTCCAAATCCAAGCAGGCTACTTCCAGAAAACGGGCCCTGGAGAAAATCCAGCTGGATGACATTCAGCCTTCCAGCCGCCGCTACCCTTATATCGATTTCCGCCCCAACCGTGAAATCGGAAATGAAGTTCTCACTGTAGAGGGCCTTAGCAAAACCATTGACGGGGAAAAGATTCTGGACAACATTTCCTTCACGCTGAACCGAGAAGACAAAGTGGCATTTGTAGGCGGAAATGAGCTTGCCAAATCCACTCTCTTCCAGATACTGACCGGGGAGATGGAACCGGATGAAGGTACTTACAAGTGGGGCGTTACAACGTCACAGGCTTATTTCCCTCTGGATTTTGGTTCTGAGTTTGATAACGATTACACCATCGTAGAATGGCTGATGCAGTATTCGGAAGAAAAGGATGTTACTTATGTCCGGGGATTCCTTGGCCGTATGCTTTTCTCCGGCGATGACGGAGTAAAACGGGTAAATGTTCTTTCCGGAGGTGAAAAAGTCCGCTGCATGCTTTCCAGGATGATGATCTCCGGAGCAAATGTCCTGATTCTGGATGAGCCTACCAACCATCTGGACATGGAATCCATCACCGCCCTCAACAACGGGATGATGAAATTTCCGGGCGTCCTGCTTTTCTCCTCCCGCGACCATCAGATCGTACAGACGACCGCAAACCGCATCATGGAAATTGTGCCGGGCGGAAAACTGATCGATAAGATCACCACTTATGACGAATATCTGGAAAGTGACGAGATGGCAAGAAAACGCCAGACTTATACGGTACAAAGCGACGATGAGGATTAA
- a CDS encoding patatin family protein, protein MEKATMVLEGGATRGVFTSGALDYLMERDFYTSHVIGVSAGSCNGVDYVSRQPGRTKDCMIHKEKEYSYYYGFAKFIKEKSLLDMDMVFERYPKEIFPFDFDTYFASEMECEIVTTNCITGEAEYMTERKDEDRLMKLCRASSSMPLISPIVNVDGVPYLDGGLADSIPIRRAMEIGNEKIIVILTRNPGYRKKMPSKAAVKVYRRAYRNYPKLVKSIVRRNVVYNRTMEMLERLEEEGKIFVLRPLIPTVSRLEKDYDVLMHFYEHGYRLMKREYDALQKYMEQ, encoded by the coding sequence ATGGAAAAGGCAACAATGGTGCTGGAGGGCGGAGCCACCAGAGGCGTATTTACATCCGGAGCTTTGGACTACCTGATGGAGAGGGATTTTTATACCTCCCATGTGATAGGGGTATCCGCCGGAAGCTGCAATGGCGTGGACTATGTTTCCAGACAACCGGGACGTACAAAAGACTGTATGATACATAAGGAAAAAGAATATAGCTACTATTATGGATTTGCAAAATTTATAAAAGAAAAAAGCCTTCTTGATATGGATATGGTATTTGAACGTTATCCAAAAGAAATCTTCCCCTTTGACTTTGATACTTATTTTGCATCGGAGATGGAGTGTGAGATCGTAACGACCAATTGTATTACAGGAGAGGCAGAATATATGACTGAAAGAAAAGATGAGGACAGGCTGATGAAGCTTTGCAGAGCGTCCAGCAGTATGCCGCTGATCAGTCCTATTGTCAATGTTGACGGCGTTCCTTATCTGGACGGCGGTCTTGCTGATTCTATTCCGATCCGCCGGGCAATGGAGATCGGAAATGAGAAGATCATAGTGATCCTTACGAGGAATCCGGGATACCGCAAGAAAATGCCTTCAAAAGCGGCAGTAAAAGTATACCGCCGGGCATACCGGAACTACCCGAAGCTGGTAAAGAGCATCGTCCGGCGCAATGTTGTCTACAACAGGACAATGGAGATGCTGGAACGCCTGGAGGAGGAAGGAAAGATCTTTGTCCTTCGTCCGCTGATCCCTACTGTATCACGGCTGGAGAAGGACTATGATGTACTGATGCATTTTTATGAACATGGATACCGTCTGATGAAGAGAGAATATGACGCACTTCAGAAATATATGGAACAATAA
- a CDS encoding histidine phosphatase family protein, protein MKLYLVRHGETDWNRARKIQGQVDIPLNEFGIHLAEETGKGLKDIPFDLCFTSPLGRAKQTAEIILKGRDVPVIEEPLIMEMAFGVYEGKCCSSEGWELPESFHRFFDGPEEYEAPEGGEDFKQVKERVGKFLERIGSDDTLKDSTILITTHGAALAGMLNYIKKEPLSKYWGQGVHKNCAVTEVEERNGSFHILAENTVYYKDKVEPWKK, encoded by the coding sequence ATGAAATTATATCTTGTACGCCACGGCGAGACAGATTGGAACAGGGCGAGAAAAATACAGGGGCAGGTAGACATTCCCCTCAACGAGTTCGGAATACATCTTGCAGAGGAGACAGGGAAGGGACTGAAAGATATCCCCTTTGATCTTTGTTTCACGAGTCCTCTTGGCCGGGCAAAGCAGACAGCTGAAATTATTCTGAAGGGCCGGGACGTTCCGGTGATAGAGGAACCGCTGATCATGGAGATGGCTTTTGGCGTGTATGAGGGCAAATGCTGTTCCAGTGAAGGATGGGAGCTTCCGGAAAGTTTCCACCGCTTTTTTGACGGACCGGAGGAGTATGAAGCTCCGGAAGGCGGGGAGGATTTTAAACAGGTAAAGGAAAGAGTGGGAAAGTTCCTGGAAAGGATCGGGTCAGACGACACATTAAAAGACAGCACGATCCTCATTACAACCCATGGAGCTGCATTGGCAGGTATGCTTAATTATATAAAAAAAGAACCCCTTTCGAAATACTGGGGGCAGGGAGTACATAAGAACTGTGCAGTGACGGAAGTAGAGGAAAGGAACGGCAGTTTCCATATTTTGGCGGAAAATACCGTATATTATAAAGACAAGGTTGAACCTTGGAAAAAGTAG
- the ffh gene encoding signal recognition particle protein: protein MAFDSLTEKLQNVFRNLRSKGRLTEDDVKEAMKEIKRALLAADVNFKVVKNFIKNVQERAIGQDVMNGLNPGQMVIKIVNEELISLMGSETTEIKLQPGSAITVIMMAGLQGAGKTTTTAKLAGKYKLKGKKPLLVACDVYRPAAIKQLQVNGEKQGVEVFSMGENHKPSNIAKAALEHAQKNGNNLVILDTAGRLHIDEDMMAELQEIKEAVEVHQTILVIDAMTGQDAVNVAEEFNQKIGIDGVIVTKLDGDTRGGAALSVKAVTGKPILYVGMGEKLSDLEQFYPDRMASRILGMGDVLTLIEKAEAEIDEEKAKEMSRKMKKAQFDFDDFLESTKQMKNMGGLSGILSMLPGMGPMGGLGKKGMQLDDSQTEEAEKKMARMEAMIYSMTPQERRDPDLLNPSRKHRIARGAGVDISEVNRMVKQFNEMKKMMKMMGKGGKKGKFRLPF, encoded by the coding sequence ATGGCTTTTGACAGTTTGACAGAAAAACTTCAGAACGTATTCCGCAATTTGCGGAGCAAAGGCCGGCTGACAGAGGATGATGTCAAGGAGGCAATGAAGGAGATCAAAAGAGCGCTTCTTGCCGCTGACGTAAACTTTAAAGTCGTAAAGAATTTTATAAAAAATGTCCAGGAGCGAGCCATCGGGCAGGATGTGATGAACGGTCTGAATCCCGGCCAGATGGTGATAAAGATTGTAAATGAGGAACTGATTTCTCTGATGGGTTCCGAAACAACCGAGATCAAGCTTCAGCCCGGAAGCGCCATTACTGTTATTATGATGGCTGGTCTCCAGGGTGCAGGTAAGACAACAACTACCGCAAAACTGGCGGGAAAATATAAATTAAAGGGGAAGAAACCTCTTCTTGTAGCATGTGACGTGTACAGACCGGCTGCTATCAAACAGCTGCAGGTCAATGGAGAAAAGCAGGGTGTGGAAGTCTTTTCCATGGGAGAAAATCACAAGCCTTCCAATATCGCCAAAGCAGCTCTGGAGCATGCGCAGAAAAATGGCAATAACCTGGTGATCCTTGATACGGCAGGACGGCTTCATATTGATGAGGACATGATGGCAGAGCTTCAGGAAATCAAGGAAGCGGTAGAAGTACATCAGACGATTCTTGTTATTGACGCCATGACCGGACAGGATGCGGTTAATGTAGCAGAAGAATTTAATCAGAAAATTGGAATAGATGGTGTGATCGTTACAAAACTGGACGGTGACACAAGAGGCGGTGCGGCGCTGTCTGTTAAGGCGGTGACCGGGAAACCGATTCTCTATGTAGGTATGGGAGAGAAGCTTTCTGACCTGGAACAGTTTTATCCGGACAGAATGGCATCCCGTATCCTGGGAATGGGGGATGTGCTTACCCTCATCGAAAAGGCGGAGGCAGAAATCGACGAAGAAAAGGCAAAAGAAATGTCCCGCAAGATGAAAAAAGCACAGTTTGACTTTGATGATTTCCTGGAAAGCACCAAACAGATGAAAAATATGGGCGGTCTTTCCGGTATTCTAAGCATGCTGCCCGGCATGGGTCCCATGGGAGGTCTCGGGAAAAAAGGCATGCAGTTGGATGACAGTCAGACAGAAGAAGCAGAAAAGAAAATGGCGCGGATGGAAGCAATGATCTATTCTATGACTCCCCAGGAGCGCCGCGATCCGGATCTTCTGAATCCTTCCAGAAAGCACCGTATAGCCAGAGGCGCCGGTGTGGACATCAGTGAAGTGAACCGTATGGTAAAACAGTTCAATGAGATGAAAAAGATGATGAAGATGATGGGAAAAGGTGGTAAAAAGGGAAAATTCAGATTACCTTTTTAA